The genomic region CAGTTCCTACTTTTTCCTTGCTTGCAGTTGGCTTTTTGCAACTTACTTCTCCACCCCCACTGAAACACTCAGAAGTCAGGAATAAGCATGAAGTCAGAACATTCTCCCAAGAAACACCCCAATGTTAAGTGAGATTTTGGAATGCGTGCAGGGCATCAGTTCAGCTTCAGCTGTTAAAAACACCATTCTCTGGATGATGGAAGTGATTTTGGTGCATCTAGAGGTACATAAACTGACTAAGAGTAGGGAGCACTGCCCCCCATCACTTTGCTCATCCAACCTCTACTTCTGGCTGTTTTCAATTCCGTGTGTTTTTTGGGAATGCAAAACCACCAGTGAGAGTTACAAAGACACAATGAAACCTTTCCCAAGAAGGATTTTTGGCTGGTCCCACACTTACCCGATCCACCTTGTCCCGTGTCAACCATGGTTCAAACGGATTCATCTCAAAGAATCTTGCAATGAACCTGTGAACAGAAGAAATGTTGCCAAAGTGCAGTCATTTATCCAGATACACAGAGGATAACAAGATCTGgtaaaaaatacttcaaacttAATAAGACAAGTGAGCAAGAGCTTGTTCTGAAGCTGTTCTTGCAAGCTGTGAGCTCATTAAAGCACTGAACGTGTCACCCACTAAGTTCTTCGTTGTGTTTATGGCAATTAACTGTTCCTGAATTATTGGATCTCGTACTATTTTACTTTGGATGGAATGGAGAAGCAGATCTCTAGAAGTTCAAATCAGAGTTAGTGGGTGGGGAAAGTAAGCCCCACATCCAATTCCCCACACACCAGAGGACTCAGTCTTGCCCCTGTCTTTCATCCAAACTCTGTTCCCTGCCAGTGTAGGCAGCAATCCAATTAGTCACGAAGTTGGATTCAATGCCTCCAGGAGAAAACACACTTGCTGACAACTAAGTGAGTTATCAGCCACACAAACAAGCTGGTAGAATCTGGAGCAATCTATAAAAAGGGTGAGGATTAGGATAGCTGcagttttcagaaatgaaatttcccttgaaagaaaggaaatctgtcagggaaaagaaaataatgctaCAGCTCCTACTCAGTGTCTTGGGACCAACAGCAGAATCTTTTACAGAACAGGTAGAACCTCTTGCTGAAGTGCTCACCTGGCAGATTAAGGTGTCACTGAGTTACTGCACAAACACAACCAGGCTCATCTGCCTTTTAGGTGCattcttttctcaaaaaaaaaagaagtatcacTTAGTTTAGCccataaataaaaaagtgtaaCATAGACTGCAACAAATGTGAATAAAACTAAGAAGCACTCAGAGAGCACCTTTTTAACAAGCTGCTCTGGGTCAGCTGAGCCATGGTATAACCTGGTGCTTCTTACAGCCAATACAGGAACAGCCACAACAGTTCAGGATGTTTTAAGAATTATCCATCAGAACTTCCATGGATCCAATGCTGAGTCCTACTGGCAGGAGGGTTCTAACTCTGGTGACTGATTTAGCttattaattttcattgtaCTAAAAGTGAGGAGGACCAGGATGCCAAATAATAACAGTTCCGTCATGTTGAGGGCAACTTCTGAAAGGGCATTTACTGTTTGGGGTAGCTCTTCAAAAAGATGTGATTATTCCCTAAGGATCAGGCCTAGGCTCAGATTATACTGATTTTTTCATGCACTGTTACTATCCTCAGTGCATGTGAGCAGCCTACTGTAGTCAGCTGAAGTGATGCTTCACCTTTCCCTTCTTGCCTCCCCATTCAGCACCATCTTCTAAAGATGTCACTGCTCTCCTATCACAGACATAGAAATGCTTGCTCCCAAGCACACTGCTCAAACTGTCAGGCCAAGATCCCAGTACAAACTTACCTCCAACACTGACTCAAATCCATACAAAGGACTGAACTAGAAAGTCAATCCATGCCCACACCCATCTTTTACCACTCCTCTGCTTCCAGGGTGGCAGTGCTTGCCAGACTGGAAGGACAGCTGACAGTAGCAGTTCCTTAAGATTGTGCACAAAAATCTGTCAGGGCCTGCAGTCAGCAACATTCACACAGATTTTCCCTGTGGTATTATTAAAAACCATTCAGTTTGCTACTAATTTTATCAAATTAGGACCTTTTGCTACTTCTTGACTCAGCAAAACCAttcaatcacagaatcacttagactggaaaagacctccagtatgatcaagtccaacctttgctGATCACCCCCACAtcaaccagaccagagcactgcgTGCCACGTCCAGTTGTTTCTTcaaacacctccctgggcagcccatttcAATGTTCAACCACCTTTtctgtaaagaagttcttcctgatgtccaacctgagcctcccctggtgcagcttgaggctatGTCCTCTCAACCTGTCCCTAGATGCCAGGGAGAAATGACTCTGGAATAAACAGCTATGTTAAGCTCACTACAAGCAAGCATTTCATGCACCAGCTCATCAAATGCAGGCCTGTCCCCGAACTAAAGGCTCAAAACTGGCTAACAAGTACCTCAGGAAAGGCAACTTTTGCAACCCCACCACGTTAAATAACAACTGGGCAGAGTAAATAATCTGTGCAACAGGTGTTTATGCTTCTGTGCTGCCAAGAGCTCCCTGACTTAGAGTCCCACTTACCGGTAGAGAGGTCGTGGCAGCGGGTAAGGAATGAAGGGGTGGTAGGAAACGGCGTAGATGTACTCAACCATGTCATACAGGAGGTACCGGTGAGGGCTGAAAGGGAAAGCAGCAAACATCACACCTCACTCAGCTACACTTCAATATTTGCAgcaagagaattaaaaaaaaaaccaatttaacACCCTCCACCCCCAAGGCTTACAAAAAGCCTGTTTCTTCAATCCAGATAATTTGTCAGCAGATTCCCCTGTGGCTCACAAGGAGCAGGTTTATCCTCGAGGACtgcagccatcctggagctgaggaCAAGCATGGAGAAGTGGCAGAAAGGAACAGTGGGCATTtggctgctggccaaggctaaCCCACCACAACCACACTGGAGGAAGTGTATTTTGCGTGCTTTGAAAGCACACCTTAATGTGCCTCCTCCATGCTGACTCCAACTCTGAACTCAAGATTTCCAGCAGTGAGACAGGAGTTTGTACAAGCTCACTTGGAAGCCAGAAAGCAGATGGAGAAGTAAGGATGCTTTCTTAACAAGACATCCCATCTTTGTAGGATACAGCTGCAAGGAAATTGCTTCACTTGCCTTTCCTTGATACAAGTAAAGTATACTCGTTATAAGAATACATTGCTCTATTTAAAAGCAAGACAAGGAAGCTAAGGTGAATTGCCTAAAAAATGCATTCCCCCCCTCTCTAgatggagagaaggaagcagtCAGTCTCCCATTCACACACCTAAGAGTAACATAAACCATTGggaattcccatccctttcTTGTTCAGATTCTGCCTTGGCATTTTAGGTTCTCTAGATGGCTCAAGCTGAGGTGTCAGGTATCTCCCTTGACTTTCCAGGCAATTTGCTGGTATTCCAAAACATTCTGAAAAGTTCCATGACACCACAAGAGCACACTGCTGAGCAGTTTGATAAACCCAAGATCTCAAGATGCCAAGGTCTGAGGTGACAAGCATGAAAACTAAGCCTTCAACTGACATGTTCTCCAGAAAAGTTCTGAGAGATcagagaatcataaaatggtttgggttggaagggaccttaaaaaccatctcactccaacccctgccatgggcagggacaccttccactatcccagggtgctcagagccccatccaacctggccttggacacttccagggatggggcagccacagcttctctgggcaacctgtaaATCCAGTCTCTAACTGCCTCTAACCCATTCTAATTCCAGGTGGTTTCCACACAGCTTTACCAGAATTTTCCCCAAATCCATGCTGTCTAGCATGTTTTCCAAGCTACCAATTTCTTTGTGTGCACATACATCACATGAAATGCAGTGGGGCCCAGACTAGGATTTTCAGAGTACTCACAATAACAGCTTGAGccatttttcctcccaaaaaGGAGGTGGAATTTATTGCAGCTCAAACTGTGTGCATGGATgaagattaaattaattaaattttctgtGCAGCATGCCAAAAAATGGCACCAAAAAGAAGTACTACAGTTCATTAGAATCAGAAAACGTGACCTACCCAGCCAAGGCATATGTTTTGCCTTTTGCATCAGGATTCTTAATTGCATTAATAATTGCCTTTGCTACATCAACCACCTGTGAGGAACAAATTCAGACAGTTACCAAGAGAAAACAGGAATACATGCACACACTCCTCTTTCAGAGGCGGTTTACAGACCAACACATCCACCCACtgaggatttgggattgggattttAAGGAAAACTTACATAGACTGGTTGCTTGACTGTTTTTTTGCCCAGAGCAATAAGAGGCACACCACCAAACCAGCGCAtgtctgacagaaaaaaagcaaaaatctggGAATCCTTTCAGTACCAGAATAACCAAGACATTTTACACCACACTGAGTGTGGATCTCTTCTGAAAATTGACTTGAAAATAGAATTGGGAAGAATTCCCAGTCAATTGCAGCAACGTATTTTTCAGCACACATTTAATTTCCATATTAACAGCAAGGGGAAGGCTGCATTTGCTGTTTACTTAGCTCAGACATATCTCAACTTTGCAAGACAGAAACTGGTTCCACTCTATCCTGTGTAGCAATTTTGTTGGTGATCCACCAGACATTATTGGAGCTTCTGAGCACAAAGCAACTCAGGAGGATTTTTACATTTGACCAGCTTGACAAAGGGCCAAGATGACCAGACCTCAGGtgagaataatttaaataaataacccAGTAGTACACACACTCCCCCTCAAAACAGAAtgattacaaaaataaaaacaaagagcaaCATCTAACTAGATTGAGAAAGAATTCTGCCAAGAGGTGAGAATTTATTATGTTTCTATGTTTCCCACACATTCCTGATAAAAACACACctgtttttcagaagcaaaTCCATTTTCCCTCTGTTCTCTACAGGCAGTTGCACAAATCATACATGATTTTATTATTCCAAGAGTACCTACTTGCATAATGATTGAGAAATCTGTCCTCTCTCCCAAACATCTCAGAGGGCTTCAAAATTACTGCATCTGGAAATTCTTCCCTCACTACCTCCTCTCCAACAGCCTAtcaattaaaacaaacacattcaTTAGATCCATGCTGAACCACGCAGAAGTGGATGCCTTTCATAACAAAACGCATCCTTGACTACAGAACTGAAAGAAATGATGGCATCAGTAGCACAAAAGTTATTTATATCTAAGCCATTTGATCCTTGAAATGCTGCACTAAGATAAAGGTCTCACAGAAAGTCCAAACAtttctcagctgcagaaaacagTCTTTAGCAAATTCATACACTGATTTCCTTCAAACAGacccagctggggaaaaaaaccacacccaAATCAAACACAAAGTACATTCTCAGGAAATATTCTGAAGTGGATTCCAGACTTACTTTGTTCCTGAGGTATTTGGAAGGACTCCTCATGTGAGCATTCAGGTGAGAGATATGAATGAATTTTTCCACACCGGCTTCCCTACTTATCTGTGCAATACTTTGAGGAATAGTTACAAATTCATCTTCAAATTTGAAGTTTCTAAAGCAAGACAAAACCCAAATGTTACTTTAGGAGCAATCAATAATGGCTGCCAATCAGCCAACATGCAATCATTATGTATTACTTGAATGTATTACCAAAAACCTATACTGACACTCTTTGTTAGAAACACAATTTCCCTTCATGATGGACTCTCCGTATCATAAAAATTAGAGGAAAGTGAAATTGCACCTGTAATCATCAATTTTagcttctctgctttttcaccTGGTAAGATTAAATCAGTATGAAAAATCCTCCTGCCCACTTGTCTGTGACAAATAGAAAGCTCCCAGTGGAAGTGGAAACAGGTTATTTTTATTAAGAGAAGTGCTCCTGAATCTTGAACTCTGagcaaagctgcatttttatgAAACCTGTTCAAAATTTGCCTTGATTTGACACACTTAATTACACTACAAAGAAGCTCAACATTTCTGAGCAGCACAAGTCAGGACAGATGCTTGGCACAGGGGATGCagacaaaaacaaaccagagaaCACAGAGGTGCTCatgcaaatggaaaaacaatttGTCAGAGCATTTAGAACGATTTCAGAGATGAAAGGGACTTCTAGGAGAAGCAAGAAGAAATTCTCCCCTCACTGTATGATATTCAAGGGGCCTAAATTAGAGGGTTATACTGTAAACCAGTTTGGTATCTGATCAATAACAATATACAAGCTCTGTCTCCAAGCAGAACTGACATTATAGGCTGGCAACAGTCCCAAAATTCTTTCCAACTATCCCAAGACtgcaagaaagagaaatgacTGCTCATGTCATTATATTGTCCCTGTAAGCACCCCTGCATCTGGACTGTTTGCTTTGGGTAACAAACATCTTATCCAAACACCTCTCTGTGTCCTTATCTCCTCCCACAGCTCTTCAGATCCCACTGGAGTCCAAAGAAAGCCTTAAAAATAAGAAGTTATTTTTGAGCCTTCAATAACTAATCTGATCCTGGGAACCATCACTTCTGTTCTGCTCACCAAAATAGATTCAGAAACACATGAGAACGAACAACATCCCTCCTGTAACCATGGAGTTTCAAACAACATAGTACACACAGAGGAGCCTGGACACGAGTACAAGGCAAGGATGAAAGTATTTCATGgcaggctttgctttttttggctGATCTCTCCACCTCATCttacttttcttcctgcccAAGTTTCTCATAGGCTCTGGGATGATTACAGTGGTTACTCTGACCTCGTGTTTAACAAGCCAGAGAACTTGATCTCAGGGTTTCAGCACCACCACTGGTACTCACATGCATAAAATATGTGATTAAAACATTTGTGCCACACAGCGGTTAAGCTCTGTAATGTCCTAAAGTTTTGAACACAGACCAAGACTTGTCTGTTTGAATCTATTGAAACTGTCCAGAGAACaaggtttggggatttttaccTAGAATGAAACTTTCTGTTGTTGTTCTCacacttctttttaataataaaagaaactgTCTTTTATATAAATCATACTTTTTACACAAGTCTAGAAATTTTGAACATCAAATAGctagtcattaaaaaaaaactaaaaccatTAGGTTTGTGAACAAAGATGAAACTGATATCTACATTTGTTTCTGTCTACTATAACAGCAAAATTATGCACCATATAAAGGCAAATCCCACAATTAAATTTTTGTCTGGCAGTTCTGCACAAGGCCTTAAATGAAGTGGACATAACTGTATGAACACACACACTGAGAAGGTGGTTGTTACAGGTATTTTTAACCTAAAAATACatatgggatttttaaaatggatttcaAAAAGAAACTATTCTTAGGaatcattattaaaaaatgctTCTGTGGCTAATACTGTGTGTGCCAAAATTCTGTCAAGGAATGTTATTAGTCATGATCTTAGGCACTCTCCATTAGCTATTCCTGTTTGATCATGGTTTACAACTCATCACTGTCTCCAAGTGACAGGATGAAATCTTACTTCTGTaataatgtaaatataaatacaacataaaaattaatttaatataaataaaatgtcaaTGTAAACAAAGATAGGAAATTGGTGAGGCTCTGTCATCTATAGAAAGGCACTCAGGGAACACCTACAAGGTGTGTGAAAGAAGCACATTTCAATTTTCTGCCAGAACAAAAGTGTTACACTAGAAAATTGTGGAAAGAATGCACCTTTCCAGAGCAGATCACAGCCACGACTGGAGTTAAccatttaaagaaattttatatGCAAAATTTTGGGGTTGTCTTTTTCACAGAAGCCAAGAACAATGGCAGCATCACTGTACACACACTCTGTAAAACATGGCTACAATACCTGGTGCAAATCTGTCAtatataggaaaagaaaaaaaaaggaaaattactttgtttCCCATTCCTTTCCAATAAGATTAATGACCACATTGCTGTGTTCCACGGCTCTTCGGATGGAGTCTTTGTCCCTACAGTCCCACTCCTGAAAGCAGAGCATCAAATGGGAACAAGATGAGATAATGTGTAAATAAGCATCATCAAAGCAAGCTCTTTCACAACATTCCCATTTAGAGGCTAAACAACAGCTGGAGTGGTGTCTTTGAGAAGGATTACCAGGCTGCCTTGTACAGCCAGGGGTTTGTGTTTGACCTCAAGCCAGACTCACCATGAAGAGAAGCTGTCCCAGGTCACCCATGGGCCGCAGATACATCAGGTCATACTGATCACAGCGGTAGGGGATGATGACCTGAGAGCCAATGCGACCTAAAGggccacaaaaaccccaaagtttcAAACAGCTGCATCACTTCAAGTAGATGAACTTCTAAATAAACAAagctcccttttttttcccctgcatgaAAGCACTACAATTAGACATAGGTATTTCAAATGCGTATCTGCAAAGctaaaagcagaacagaactAAGGTTCTTCTTGAACCTACCTAATTGGAATTCTTAAACAGGATTCTTTCTTTAATATTTAGGCTTGTAAGACAAAATACCAAAGCTTGTTAACGAACAACAACAAGAATGGTGTGTCCTATAAACACAGCATAATACCTAAAAAATGGAACACAGGCAGggatatttacattttttaagttGCACAAAAAGGAGGCGGCGAATAAAGCAGCAGGgattatttttccaaaatttaaattcaaaagGGCAATTTTAAAGAATTCAAACCAAACTCCTGCAAACCTTTTAGTAAAATGTCCTAATAAGACTAAAACCAGAAGAATCAAATACATGCTGTAGCTCTTCTCAGATTTGCATTCTACTGAGGAGTAGGACTTCTTTTAATGACCTTAACCTTCAAAAGCGCCAAAATCTCCTtgattaaaacacattttactaCTTGTCACATGCTGGAACTTAAGCAGACCAAACATTCTGCAAAACACTTTTAAGATGCAAAATGCCAGAGACTTCTACATCACCCTGCAACCTAAAGACTGATTAGTTTTGTTGAAAAatttttttggtagtttttttaattagtacTCCTGGTGAGCATTACCTAAGCGGTTGACAACATATCGTCCCAGGAAACCTGTGGCTCCAAAGACAGTGGCCACAATGCCACTGACAGAGGATCTTCCACTTCTTCCATGAGGGATCACGGCGTGATGGACTTGCCGGTGCTGCTGCAACACTGATGGTGCTGCAGTCAGGACAGAAATTCCATGGCCTGCAACACAGAACAGGAGAGAGTTTGGGACATTAATTGGGATTCGGCACTGCTAACTTACACCTTATGTTGGTTTTCTCATCACAGATCCTTTTTCTCTAATATCCCATGTGGAGAATCCTGATgggctgtttcagagatgtctGGAGAGATCAGAGGGGAGCAGGCCTGGGAAGTTGTTGGTAAAGTCAAGGACCGAACAGAGATAGGGAAGGAGCAAAGGTTATCAGTTCTTAAACAACAAGTAAAGCTTACTGTGAGTTTAAGGTGAAGCAAGTAAAGAATAGTCAgtacaaatataaaatatagcAGAGGAAGCAATTCTCCTGCATCATAGCTCTGGAGCGAGGAGATAGGGAGGGATGCAAAGAGCCAGATCCATGATATATGGGATACTGCCTcaaagctgctcctctcctcaaGGAGCTAGGAAAGCTTGGGAGCCATGGAAACAGGACATCATTAGGATACTGATATACAAGAGCAcgtggtgacaggacaagagggaatggcctcacactgagagagcaggtttagattggatatcaggaagaaattcctccctgtgagggtggtgaggccctggcacagggtgcccagagaagctgtggctgtcccatccctggaagtgttgagggccaggctggacggggcttggagcaccatGGGATAGTGGAAGAAGACACCTGCACACTGAAGAAGGTTTTATCCCAATGTGGTTAGGAATTACCAGTTACACAGGGGCACTGACATTGCAGCCACAATGTTCAGAAGATCAAAAGGATAGGGTATGTTGAGGCATAAATTATATTCTGTTGTATCAACTGACAGAACTTAAACCAGAAAATCCAACCAGATTTCAGTGCCTGAGGGAGGTTTTTCTCTACCCAAAAGCCTTCTACCCCTGTTCTCTCCATACCCCACGAAGTGGTAAAGGATATTGCATCTCCAATTTTGTCCTTAACAGCAGTCTGACAGCCACCTAAGTAAATGAGTAACACATAGACTCgaacttttcaattttttatcgTATGCTTGGAAACCATGCTTCAGTTAGCAGATAGAAAAGCACAAAGTAAGACATTCTGTACTTTAAAGGTAGGTATATGACTTCCTAAAAAGCATCTCTCCTACAAAACAGGTCCAAGCTTAAACTGGGCAGGGTTTCTGTCTTCAAAGGACCTTTCCATTACTGAAACAGAGAGCTCAAGACCAACTacgagaaagaaggaaaaaacactcCAGCGTCTTCACCCATTCTTGTGCTTTCCTAATAATTAGGGGCTT from Corvus hawaiiensis isolate bCorHaw1 chromosome 4, bCorHaw1.pri.cur, whole genome shotgun sequence harbors:
- the NDUFA9 gene encoding NADH dehydrogenase [ubiquinone] 1 alpha subcomplex subunit 9, mitochondrial; its protein translation is MRRPARGRHKMAAATRWARGLRLPRAGHGISVLTAAPSVLQQHRQVHHAVIPHGRSGRSSVSGIVATVFGATGFLGRYVVNRLGRIGSQVIIPYRCDQYDLMYLRPMGDLGQLLFMEWDCRDKDSIRRAVEHSNVVINLIGKEWETKNFKFEDEFVTIPQSIAQISREAGVEKFIHISHLNAHMRSPSKYLRNKAVGEEVVREEFPDAVILKPSEMFGREDRFLNHYANMRWFGGVPLIALGKKTVKQPVYVVDVAKAIINAIKNPDAKGKTYALAGPHRYLLYDMVEYIYAVSYHPFIPYPLPRPLYRFIARFFEMNPFEPWLTRDKVDRFHTTDMTFPDLPGFEELGIEPTPLEQKAIEVLRRHRRFRWLDAELEEAKPKTHPV